One window of Rasiella rasia genomic DNA carries:
- the trpB gene encoding tryptophan synthase subunit beta, whose translation MTYNVNEKGYYGEFGGAYIPEMLYPNVEALRTRYITIMQEASFQKEFSELLRDYVGRPTPLYFAKRLSDKYNAKIYLKREDLCHTGAHKVNNTIGQILMAKKLGKSRIIAETGAGQHGVATATVCALMGLECIVYMGEIDIERQAPNVARMKMLGANVVPATSGSKTLKDATNEAIRDWINNPTNTHYIIGSVVGPHPYPDMVARFQSVISQEISTQLLEKEQRNAPDYVVACVGGGSNAAGAYYHYLDNPDVKIIAVEAAGKGIATGKSAATSALGKTGIIHGSKTLLMQTPDGQITEPYSISAGLDYPGVGPMHAHLFTSGRGEFISVTDHDAMQAGLLLSKLEGIIPAIETSHALAIFETKKFKKDDVVVVNLSGRGDKDLNTYINYFNF comes from the coding sequence ATGACGTACAACGTAAACGAAAAAGGATACTATGGCGAATTTGGAGGAGCATACATACCAGAGATGCTCTACCCTAACGTAGAAGCGTTACGTACTCGATACATCACAATAATGCAAGAAGCCTCGTTTCAAAAAGAGTTCTCAGAACTATTACGTGACTATGTAGGTAGACCAACCCCACTGTATTTCGCAAAGCGTTTGTCAGACAAGTACAACGCCAAAATTTATCTAAAAAGAGAAGATTTATGTCACACGGGTGCGCACAAGGTTAACAACACAATTGGGCAGATTTTAATGGCAAAAAAGTTAGGTAAATCGCGGATCATAGCCGAAACCGGTGCCGGGCAACACGGAGTAGCTACAGCAACCGTATGTGCGCTCATGGGGTTAGAATGTATTGTTTACATGGGTGAAATAGATATTGAACGACAAGCACCTAACGTTGCCAGAATGAAAATGCTAGGCGCTAATGTCGTTCCTGCAACAAGTGGAAGCAAAACGTTAAAGGATGCTACAAACGAGGCCATCCGAGATTGGATTAACAACCCAACCAACACTCATTATATTATCGGAAGTGTGGTGGGACCTCACCCCTATCCAGACATGGTGGCACGATTTCAAAGTGTGATTTCTCAAGAAATTTCGACACAGCTACTCGAAAAAGAACAAAGAAATGCGCCAGATTACGTTGTTGCTTGTGTGGGCGGAGGTAGTAACGCAGCAGGTGCTTATTATCACTATTTAGACAATCCTGATGTAAAAATTATTGCTGTAGAAGCGGCTGGTAAGGGCATTGCTACTGGAAAAAGCGCTGCAACTTCTGCACTGGGCAAAACGGGTATAATTCACGGTAGCAAAACACTATTAATGCAAACTCCCGACGGACAAATTACAGAACCATACAGTATTTCGGCAGGATTAGATTATCCAGGCGTAGGACCTATGCACGCACATCTTTTTACCAGCGGTCGGGGTGAATTTATTTCGGTCACAGACCATGATGCCATGCAGGCCGGCCTCTTGCTTAGCAAACTTGAGGGTATCATCCCCGCTATAGAAACCAGTCACGCTCTGGCTATTTTTGAAACAAAAAAGTTTAAAAAAGATGACGTCGTTGTAGTTAATTTAAGTGGTCGTGGCGACAAAGATTTAAACACCTATATCAATTATTTTAACTTTTAG
- the trpA gene encoding tryptophan synthase subunit alpha: MNRIQKKLQEDKKLLSIYFTAGYPNIEDTVPILKSLESSGVDMVEIGLPFSDPLADGPTIQASSTKALQNKMTTQKLFEQLEDIRETVTIPLLIMGYFNPIYQYGVEAFCKKCNEIGIDGLIIPDLPLDQYQEHYQSIFERYGLNNIFLITPQTTANRIKEIDAASTGFIYMVSSASTTGGTVGFGNDQDSYFERISAMQLSNPTIVGFGINNAETFQRATRTSQGAIIGSAFIKMLSTKGVDGIPGFIKSIRV; the protein is encoded by the coding sequence ATGAATCGAATTCAGAAAAAATTACAAGAAGATAAAAAACTATTATCTATCTATTTTACCGCAGGATATCCTAACATCGAAGATACGGTGCCAATTCTAAAGAGTCTTGAATCAAGCGGCGTAGACATGGTAGAAATTGGCTTGCCTTTTAGTGATCCTTTGGCAGATGGCCCAACGATACAGGCTAGTTCTACCAAAGCCTTACAAAACAAGATGACTACCCAAAAACTATTTGAACAGTTAGAAGACATTAGAGAAACGGTAACTATACCGTTGCTAATCATGGGGTATTTTAACCCTATATATCAATATGGTGTTGAAGCCTTTTGTAAAAAGTGTAACGAAATTGGGATTGATGGCCTAATAATACCAGACCTTCCATTAGATCAATATCAAGAGCATTATCAATCAATTTTTGAAAGGTATGGGCTAAACAATATCTTCCTGATTACACCACAAACAACTGCCAACCGAATTAAGGAGATAGATGCAGCTAGCACAGGGTTTATTTATATGGTAAGTAGTGCTAGTACCACGGGTGGCACGGTAGGTTTTGGAAATGACCAAGATTCATATTTCGAACGTATTTCAGCTATGCAACTGTCTAATCCTACCATTGTAGGTTTTGGAATTAACAATGCAGAAACTTTTCAGCGCGCTACACGCACATCGCAAGGTGCAATTATAGGAAGTGCTTTTATTAAAATGCTCTCAACTAAAGGTGTAGACGGTATTCCTGGGTTTATAAAAAGTATTAGAGTATAA
- a CDS encoding HYR domain-containing protein, translated as MKKITFMLMALLVTCCTWVTQAQTEIPQANATLTSGVDFVDGDIYTDSGGSLANYTSNEASTLDLVAGAGEIITISFTAFEVEASTGSSCFDNLTVVGDTGGGDATYSGDDDDAGAGLVCTDATDAAGAPTLGPFTSSEGGTLSFSFFSDGSVTDPGWTADITVTAVVAPVEIPQQDAVLMACADFVDGDIYTDSGGAAGDYGLNESSTLELQALPGETVSVTFTAFDVEATTTTCWDTLAVVGDAGGMNATYAGDDGDGGASLPCTDATDATGAPTLGPFTSAVGGSLSFTFNSDTSVTQSGWEAVIGVTGVCNVGMPPEIFCPADITENSDPGVCGGQVNFLGVAIDDEDGNISGDIVSTPFESGDVFPVGTTTVTLSVTDSDGNSAMCTFDVTVLDNEAPTITCPADITQTNDAGVCGANITVPLPTIMDNCPVVAGPPPPVVTGPETPFNYGPSGLIDTPTVLTGTVVSTGGDVTVTAMYDGDFSFSTEEFVLQGPDGATIVYSNAPATGADCTTFYTETFTIAEADWNNYVTTFGPDLTFTLLQDDDVDNFCLDASFQLSVAQGSVNGTLSNDYNGTNDASDFYPVGTTTVTWTYTDAAGFSASCTMDVTVTDDEAPVIVCAGAETPTLGSATEIVNTPIPDNDPAGLTSTLTVTDDFDITDLNVNLDINHSWIGDLIVTLTAPDGTTASVIVDRPGVPTSTVGCNNTVNDILVDMDDEAVDMIEEPCLTEYNGSFIPNEALSVFDGMSTLGDWTLFITDNAGLDTGSLNSWTLNYEYLAAAGPPADIVLDANGMATVNVIDLLTTVTDNCGMVTATTDVTGIAPGSITTLFDSNNGGSNGGAVYFDIAVDAGGDVTLTDLDLNTEEGGAFTVEMYTLVGTSVGNEGNAGAWTLAATGSGTASGTLNVPSNAVLDTQVVLTAGTTYGVALVMDATHGHSYSGTGTDPSPGMLMYSNSHMTLSLGSGSNAPFDGAPFTPRIWNGTLNYLANSTTPVPVEMIDLDCSDVGISTLDITVTDAAGNTSMCTATINVIDDTAPILVCQDFTLELGADGTAMLDPFDMIDMAASFEACGFDTAAVNIDDFTCADIGTPIEVTVFVADPSLNSAACTAFVTVVDLLGPEVTCPGDMTVDPGANNQLYEVPDYFGDGLATAVDNCTDPLTIFAQDPAPGSLIPDGVYTVTLSSTDEYGNVGSCTFELTVESILGVNDNNLDAGITMYPNPAQGQVTIANSSNILLEKATMYDVNGKLVNTTNLSDMQGEITIDISNLASGVYIVQIEGEDASVVKRLIKE; from the coding sequence ATGAAAAAAATTACTTTTATGCTGATGGCTTTGCTGGTCACGTGTTGCACGTGGGTCACGCAAGCTCAGACAGAAATTCCGCAAGCGAATGCTACCCTTACATCGGGAGTTGACTTTGTTGACGGAGACATTTACACAGACTCTGGCGGTAGTTTGGCCAACTACACAAGTAATGAGGCCTCTACGCTAGATTTGGTCGCAGGTGCAGGAGAAATAATTACAATTTCCTTCACTGCTTTTGAAGTTGAGGCAAGTACTGGTTCTTCTTGTTTTGATAATTTAACGGTAGTTGGCGATACAGGAGGTGGTGATGCCACGTACTCTGGAGATGATGATGACGCGGGTGCAGGCCTTGTGTGCACAGATGCTACAGATGCTGCAGGGGCTCCAACATTAGGGCCATTCACATCGAGTGAGGGTGGAACATTATCGTTTTCGTTTTTTTCCGACGGCTCTGTTACAGATCCGGGATGGACTGCAGATATTACTGTTACAGCAGTAGTAGCACCTGTTGAGATTCCTCAGCAAGATGCAGTATTAATGGCATGTGCAGACTTTGTTGACGGAGATATCTATACAGATTCTGGTGGAGCTGCAGGTGATTACGGGTTAAACGAATCATCAACCCTGGAACTACAAGCACTTCCAGGCGAAACTGTTTCTGTTACATTTACTGCATTTGATGTGGAGGCAACAACTACTACTTGTTGGGATACCTTGGCAGTTGTGGGTGACGCCGGTGGTATGAACGCCACCTATGCAGGAGATGATGGTGATGGTGGTGCAAGTCTACCATGTACAGATGCTACAGACGCTACTGGAGCACCAACTTTAGGGCCGTTTACCTCAGCTGTTGGTGGATCATTATCTTTTACTTTTAATTCAGATACCTCGGTTACACAAAGCGGTTGGGAAGCTGTTATTGGAGTAACGGGAGTATGTAATGTAGGTATGCCACCAGAAATTTTCTGCCCTGCAGATATCACTGAAAATAGTGATCCTGGTGTTTGTGGTGGTCAAGTTAACTTCTTAGGAGTGGCAATAGATGACGAAGATGGAAATATTTCTGGCGATATTGTTTCAACTCCTTTTGAGAGTGGCGATGTATTCCCAGTAGGTACAACAACCGTAACGCTTTCTGTTACCGATAGTGACGGTAATAGCGCTATGTGTACGTTTGATGTTACAGTGTTAGATAACGAAGCACCAACTATTACATGTCCTGCAGATATTACGCAGACAAACGATGCTGGTGTTTGTGGAGCAAATATTACAGTACCATTACCAACAATTATGGATAACTGTCCTGTAGTTGCAGGACCTCCTCCTCCTGTTGTGACAGGGCCAGAAACTCCATTCAATTATGGACCATCAGGTCTTATTGATACACCAACAGTACTTACGGGTACAGTAGTATCTACTGGTGGCGATGTAACCGTTACAGCTATGTATGATGGTGATTTCTCATTTAGTACTGAAGAATTTGTATTACAAGGCCCAGACGGCGCTACTATTGTATACTCGAATGCCCCTGCAACAGGAGCAGACTGTACTACATTCTACACCGAAACATTTACAATTGCTGAAGCAGATTGGAACAATTATGTTACAACATTTGGTCCAGACCTTACCTTTACTTTGCTTCAAGATGACGACGTAGATAACTTCTGTCTAGATGCTAGTTTCCAACTATCAGTAGCTCAAGGTTCTGTAAATGGAACACTTAGTAATGATTACAACGGTACGAATGACGCTTCAGATTTCTACCCAGTAGGAACAACTACAGTAACTTGGACGTATACAGATGCTGCTGGTTTCAGCGCTTCTTGTACTATGGACGTTACTGTAACGGATGATGAAGCTCCGGTAATAGTATGTGCGGGTGCTGAAACACCTACACTAGGTTCTGCTACTGAAATAGTGAATACTCCTATTCCAGATAACGATCCAGCAGGTTTAACAAGTACGTTAACGGTGACTGATGATTTTGACATCACAGACCTTAATGTAAATCTTGATATCAACCACTCTTGGATTGGAGATTTAATTGTAACACTTACAGCACCAGATGGTACTACAGCTTCTGTAATTGTTGACAGACCAGGTGTGCCAACATCTACTGTTGGGTGTAACAATACTGTAAATGATATCCTTGTAGATATGGATGATGAAGCAGTAGATATGATTGAAGAGCCATGTCTTACAGAGTACAATGGATCATTTATTCCAAACGAAGCGCTTTCTGTTTTTGACGGAATGAGCACGTTAGGTGACTGGACATTATTTATTACCGACAATGCTGGTTTAGATACAGGTTCACTTAACTCTTGGACACTTAACTATGAGTACCTTGCAGCTGCAGGACCACCAGCAGACATCGTATTAGATGCTAACGGTATGGCTACTGTAAATGTAATCGACCTATTAACTACAGTAACAGATAACTGTGGTATGGTAACAGCTACAACAGATGTTACTGGTATTGCTCCAGGTTCTATTACTACATTATTTGATAGTAATAATGGAGGTTCTAATGGAGGTGCTGTATACTTTGACATTGCTGTAGATGCTGGTGGAGATGTTACCTTAACAGACCTAGACTTAAACACTGAAGAAGGTGGTGCCTTTACTGTAGAGATGTATACCTTAGTTGGTACTTCTGTAGGTAATGAAGGTAACGCTGGAGCGTGGACGCTTGCTGCGACAGGTTCAGGTACTGCTTCAGGAACATTAAACGTTCCGAGTAATGCTGTATTAGATACACAAGTTGTATTAACTGCAGGTACTACATACGGTGTTGCACTTGTAATGGATGCTACTCATGGACATTCTTACTCAGGAACAGGAACAGATCCTTCTCCTGGTATGTTAATGTACTCTAATTCACATATGACGTTAAGCTTAGGTTCAGGTAGTAACGCACCATTTGATGGCGCTCCATTTACACCACGTATTTGGAATGGTACTCTTAACTACTTAGCAAATTCTACAACACCAGTACCAGTTGAAATGATCGACTTAGACTGTAGTGATGTAGGTATTTCTACGTTAGATATCACAGTTACAGATGCTGCTGGAAACACTTCAATGTGTACAGCAACCATCAACGTAATTGATGATACTGCTCCTATCTTAGTTTGTCAAGACTTTACATTAGAGTTAGGTGCAGATGGAACAGCAATGCTTGATCCGTTTGACATGATTGACATGGCAGCTAGTTTTGAAGCTTGTGGCTTCGATACAGCAGCTGTAAACATCGATGACTTTACATGTGCAGATATAGGAACTCCAATTGAAGTAACTGTATTTGTAGCAGATCCAAGTTTAAACTCTGCAGCATGTACTGCTTTTGTAACTGTAGTAGACCTTCTTGGACCTGAAGTTACATGTCCAGGAGATATGACTGTAGATCCAGGTGCTAACAACCAATTATACGAAGTGCCAGATTACTTCGGTGACGGATTAGCAACTGCGGTAGACAACTGTACAGACCCACTTACTATCTTCGCTCAAGATCCTGCTCCTGGTAGCTTGATTCCTGACGGTGTATACACTGTGACGCTTTCGTCTACAGATGAATACGGAAATGTAGGTAGCTGTACTTTTGAACTTACTGTAGAGAGTATCTTAGGTGTGAATGATAACAACCTAGATGCTGGAATCACAATGTACCCGAACCCTGCACAAGGACAGGTTACTATTGCTAACAGTTCAAATATCTTATTAGAGAAAGCAACCATGTATGACGTTAACGGTAAGTTGGTAAACACAACAAACCTTTCTGACATGCAAGGAGAAATCACTATAGATATCTCGAACCTTGCTTCTGGTGTGTACATTGTACAGATTGAAGGTGAGGATGCAAGCGTTGTAAAACGTTTGATAAAAGAATAG
- a CDS encoding FG-GAP-like repeat-containing protein: MKFHLPSLKYKHCILFILFIGLQSCQDQTSDSATDTSTVASLNTPLFTSLPQEVTGVDYVNVLPKPTPSVNYFSYPNVYNGGGVSLGDINNDGLTDIYFTSNFGHNKLYLNKGNLSFVEMSKAAGVEGAWGWTTGTSMVDINNDGFLDIYVCRSGNVPADKRRNELFINNGNLTFTEKAAAYGLDIESYAIQSVFLDYDKDGDLDMYLINNPKILLLGEAFDEERKKRNPLTTDMFFKNDNGKFVEVSVEAGLVNNGIGFGHNASVGDYNNDGWPDIYVSNDYAEHDYLYYNNGDGTFSEKLKESMRHISNFSMGSDTADFNNDGLLDIMVLDMVAEDNYRIKTNMSGMSVETFTNSVKNGFHYQYMTNTVQLNNGNGTFSDIARLTGLSSTDWSWSTLWADFNLDGNQDVFVTNGYRKDLRNNDYQKVRDSILGEMSKNSKNQFKYIQQVLDAMPELPIKNYFFENNGDLSFSKRQEEWGVTERTFSNGAAYADLDNDGDLDLVVSNIDQVANIYRNNSEKLKKNYLKVALKGKASNVSGIGARVIVKAGGNFQVKEHYLSRGYISSNENQVHFGLGANKKIDSLWVEWPDGNTQLLSNVKGNQLLKISYQKANPPMASLYKNDAKKFMTDVTDNIGVNYVHQENEYNDFDYEILIPHKMSTMGPGMAVGDVNGDGLDDFYVGGAKGFSGALYLQNTKGAFEKKGKPSWKVDAQAEDMAATFFDADNDNDLDLYVVSGGNEVTPDSPLLQDRLYINDGKGNFVKSKNILPVMLTSGGVVRPADFDGDGDIDLFVGGRVIPGQYPKAPRSYLLQNSGGVFTDVTEEVAPALKNPGLITTALWTDINQDNRLDLMVSGEWMPISVFENRANTFVDVTTDLGLKDSQGWWYGLQAGDFDGDGDQDYVVGNLGQNYKYQATPESSFDLYYDDFDGNNTGDIVLSYEEEGKKVPLRGRECSSQQMPFIKEKFGTYDAFAKAELKDIFGEDKLEGALHLQAKSFASVYLQNNGNEAWTVKPLPRMTQLSSVNDFVVKDFNLDGNLDVLLAGNLYGSEVETPRNDAGNGLLLLGDGTGKFEAKTTLSTGFFAPYDAKELHQIKINNKLHIAVVNNSEKLQFFQVN, translated from the coding sequence ATGAAATTTCATTTACCTTCACTCAAATACAAACATTGCATACTTTTTATTCTATTTATTGGCTTACAATCGTGCCAAGATCAAACTTCAGATAGTGCTACAGATACATCTACTGTAGCAAGTCTAAATACTCCACTCTTTACATCATTGCCGCAAGAAGTGACCGGTGTAGACTATGTAAATGTGCTGCCAAAACCTACGCCCTCTGTAAATTATTTCTCGTATCCAAATGTGTATAATGGGGGAGGTGTAAGCCTAGGTGATATTAATAATGATGGATTAACAGATATTTATTTTACAAGTAATTTTGGACACAACAAATTGTATTTAAATAAGGGGAATCTATCTTTTGTTGAAATGAGCAAGGCTGCTGGTGTTGAAGGTGCTTGGGGGTGGACGACAGGAACGTCTATGGTTGATATAAATAATGATGGCTTTCTTGATATTTATGTTTGTAGATCTGGAAATGTTCCGGCAGACAAGCGAAGAAACGAGCTATTTATAAACAATGGAAATCTAACCTTTACCGAAAAGGCTGCGGCCTATGGTTTGGATATTGAAAGTTATGCCATTCAGTCTGTATTTCTAGATTACGATAAAGATGGCGACTTAGATATGTACCTTATTAATAATCCTAAAATCCTATTACTAGGTGAGGCGTTTGATGAAGAACGGAAAAAACGCAACCCGTTAACCACAGATATGTTTTTTAAAAATGACAATGGTAAATTTGTTGAAGTTAGTGTTGAAGCAGGTCTAGTAAATAATGGTATTGGGTTTGGTCATAATGCATCGGTTGGGGACTACAATAACGATGGCTGGCCAGATATTTATGTTTCTAATGATTATGCCGAACACGACTATTTGTATTACAATAACGGGGATGGTACTTTTTCAGAAAAATTAAAGGAAAGTATGCGCCATATTTCAAATTTCTCAATGGGTTCAGATACAGCAGATTTTAATAATGATGGTTTGTTAGATATTATGGTACTCGATATGGTAGCCGAAGACAATTATCGTATTAAAACAAATATGTCTGGGATGAGCGTTGAGACATTTACTAATTCGGTTAAAAATGGTTTTCATTATCAATATATGACCAATACGGTACAGCTTAATAACGGAAACGGAACTTTTAGTGATATAGCAAGGCTTACGGGCCTTTCAAGCACAGATTGGAGCTGGTCTACTCTTTGGGCAGATTTCAATCTTGACGGAAATCAAGACGTATTTGTGACTAATGGCTATAGAAAAGATCTTCGTAATAATGACTATCAAAAGGTAAGAGATTCGATATTAGGAGAAATGTCTAAAAACTCGAAGAATCAATTTAAGTATATTCAACAGGTGTTAGATGCCATGCCAGAACTTCCTATCAAAAATTACTTTTTCGAAAACAATGGAGACCTTTCCTTTAGCAAAAGACAAGAAGAATGGGGAGTTACCGAAAGAACATTTAGTAACGGTGCTGCGTATGCCGATTTAGATAACGATGGTGATTTAGACCTTGTGGTAAGCAATATAGATCAGGTCGCAAATATTTATAGGAATAATTCGGAAAAATTAAAGAAAAACTACTTGAAAGTAGCGCTTAAAGGAAAGGCGTCTAATGTCTCTGGAATTGGCGCACGTGTTATCGTAAAGGCGGGAGGCAATTTTCAAGTAAAAGAACACTACTTAAGTAGAGGTTATATTTCGTCTAATGAAAATCAAGTACACTTTGGACTAGGGGCTAATAAAAAAATAGATTCTTTATGGGTAGAATGGCCCGATGGAAATACCCAACTTCTTAGCAATGTGAAAGGAAATCAATTGCTTAAAATTTCATATCAAAAAGCAAATCCGCCAATGGCAAGTCTTTATAAAAATGACGCAAAAAAGTTTATGACAGATGTTACAGATAACATAGGTGTAAATTATGTGCATCAAGAAAATGAATACAACGATTTCGACTATGAAATTTTAATTCCTCATAAAATGTCTACCATGGGGCCAGGAATGGCAGTTGGAGATGTAAACGGAGATGGTCTAGACGATTTTTATGTGGGCGGAGCTAAGGGCTTTAGCGGTGCTCTCTATTTGCAAAATACAAAAGGTGCATTTGAAAAAAAAGGCAAACCTTCTTGGAAAGTCGACGCACAGGCTGAAGATATGGCGGCAACATTTTTTGATGCCGATAATGACAACGATTTAGATCTTTATGTAGTGAGTGGAGGTAATGAAGTGACCCCAGACTCACCGCTACTTCAGGATAGACTATATATTAATGACGGCAAAGGAAACTTTGTAAAAAGTAAGAATATACTCCCGGTTATGTTAACTAGTGGAGGAGTGGTTAGGCCAGCAGACTTTGATGGTGATGGCGATATAGATCTATTTGTAGGAGGTAGAGTGATTCCGGGACAGTACCCAAAAGCGCCACGCAGTTATTTATTACAAAATAGTGGAGGTGTTTTTACCGATGTAACTGAAGAAGTAGCCCCAGCTCTAAAAAATCCAGGTTTAATAACTACTGCATTATGGACAGATATAAATCAAGACAATCGCTTAGATTTAATGGTCTCTGGAGAATGGATGCCTATTTCGGTATTTGAAAATAGGGCAAATACATTTGTAGATGTTACAACAGACTTAGGACTTAAAGATAGCCAAGGATGGTGGTATGGTTTACAAGCAGGAGATTTTGATGGAGATGGCGATCAAGATTATGTGGTAGGAAATTTAGGGCAAAATTATAAATACCAAGCAACACCAGAATCTTCATTCGATTTGTATTATGATGATTTCGACGGGAATAATACAGGAGACATTGTTTTGAGTTATGAAGAAGAAGGCAAAAAAGTACCCTTAAGGGGGCGCGAATGCTCGTCTCAGCAGATGCCATTTATTAAAGAAAAATTTGGCACCTATGATGCCTTCGCTAAGGCCGAGTTAAAGGATATTTTCGGCGAGGATAAATTAGAAGGGGCCTTACATTTACAAGCTAAATCGTTTGCGAGTGTGTACCTTCAAAATAATGGAAATGAGGCGTGGACTGTAAAGCCTTTACCAAGAATGACGCAGCTATCTTCTGTTAACGATTTTGTGGTAAAAGATTTCAATTTAGACGGAAATTTAGATGTGTTATTGGCAGGGAACTTATATGGTTCTGAAGTGGAAACCCCAAGAAACGACGCCGGCAATGGGTTGCTACTGCTAGGTGATGGGACAGGTAAATTTGAAGCAAAAACAACACTTTCTACAGGTTTTTTTGCACCCTATGATGCGAAAGAATTACACCAAATTAAGATTAACAATAAACTGCACATTGCCGTTGTAAATAATAGCGAAAAACTACAATTTTTTCAAGTAAACTAG